One part of the Drosophila teissieri strain GT53w chromosome 3R, Prin_Dtei_1.1, whole genome shotgun sequence genome encodes these proteins:
- the LOC122619560 gene encoding E3 ubiquitin-protein ligase TRIP12 isoform X4 → MAESVKSQSLSALTEGQHDDGGSTATSGTLADKTSGTNTTSSTNHSSHRRRNNHTSSKSNKSHHKNKRRNTPAALSGPAVSSSIDVVAASSTASGTSIRRSRSQGRHSTAARSSKASQISKRSLGAIRSPSSPAFNSIPVVSDPLLSPGSRKRQFNQHNCGSNKASCSHQSAPGGDQLVELCSPLKKRRLQQTLASGIDEEAVEISLATSSFDQTPRQASGDCVAQRTRSKTISPEELPSTSSAAAARHHQIRASASSTNFPGSHRNKQKTSIGGSLAVVETTPHRGTAAPRVGRSGNLLNYYRKTRKVSHTRSSHKSEKQAIQSENTTANRNESVGSGSSSKSGVIHKYRKNLRHSQQYLLDTEGAKVDRAGAESGGQQQQSEHGNLDVNDHLLTLEAGLNQSEVSGIHKQSQLEAERQTLEDVEDDEEDDEEEEEEEEEEVGFYGIVNSAGSSYEEDPQIVAEEDEITTEEDVDDEEDDDIEEEDLSESEFAQQLIGELGGAGPPPALFQQQPPPQLTRYTPATATTAATFVPPQQQQVVYNQQQHSSLRRSSRSKTGSCVSSAAAAQQQQHQQQHSTAAAAVQAQLLPPPGTYQYQQVGGNTVVVAVRHQQQQQQQQQLALHHQQQQRATLVQPGFLFSYRSNHPQQQPAQQINQGPKVPHSSASDALTYSLMAQQPPSGPPHAGGQQITPGANSANLSIVAAALSAARDVGGGTGGEGSAGSVTPGTAASASSVGNTSAVGASSSSNNSAGQAASNSNNVTATGSGSAPGGGPSNIGTTSHGSGSGGAAAVDSESDDSEVGRLQALLEARGLPPHLFGALGPRMTHILHRTIGNSSSSKANQLLQGLQSHDESQQLQAAIEMCQMLVMGNEDTLAGFPIKQVVPALIQLLRMEHNFDIMNNACRALAYMLEALPRSSGTVVEAVPVFLEKLQVIQCMDVAEQSLSALEILSRRHNKAILQANGISACLTYLDFFSIVAQRAALAIAANCCLNMHPEEFHFVAESLPLLARLLSQQDKKCVESVCSAFCRLVESFQHDSQRLQQIATPDLLKNCQQLLLVTPAILNTGTFTAVVRMLSLMCCSCPDLAISLLRNDIAATLLYLLTGNAEPAAASATHVELISRSPSELYELTCLIGELMPRLPLDGIFSVDSLLDRPTLNTQDQVHWQWRDDRGSWHNYSTIDSRLIEAANQSSEDEISLSTFGRTYTVDFHAMQQINEDTGTTRPVQRRLNHNYVAPMSAGQDLTTTVSSGGASTSAAAAAASSNNNNNNTLGNSVNLNQVKRRPSLDARIACLKEERGLAADFIKHIFNVLYEVYSSSAGPNVRYKCLRALLRMVYYATPELLRQVLKYQLVSSHIAGMLGSNDLRIVVGALQMAEILMRQLPDVFGTHFRREGVIYQFTQLTDPNNPICATSSPKPLSTTATSTSIASGSQSAPASANSLQVNPFFMDSAPGLSSASTTPSSSKHQSYSVKSFSHAMNALTASAKGTPTGALDATSSSTTAGGYSYSSSAPSSSTGAPPAFFVAQQSDPRQYVHFQQPAVPPPPPQLELLPTGVQQQAQQAPQVIYQPQHQQPAQLALASTSSAAASASSSSSSSSSASALQHKMTDMLKRKAPPKRKSQSSGRAKSRQEDAAVAPAGSGAGGAPPSSASSAMHELLSRATSLGSGTGGRSTPSSGGGSGSSKSRFNSGNSSNAGSSKSSFLASLNPARWGRQTTHHHHHQQSQQQHHGLSKDSGHSNSTGSGSGASLAYTVSQPGAGTGAGGLNAAAVAASISKSISHANLLAAANRERARQWVREQAVDFVKRYTEQEARRSKAALESGPTQSGTSGVGLSSTGNTLLSATGSTNVLERLSSILFKLNGSYHDCLDALLELKTILLESDISPFEVNHSGLLKAMLNYMTSETGLVERDARLRSFMHVFAGLPLEPLLQNVGQMPTIEPIAFGAFVAKLNGCVTQLEQFPVKVHDFPAGPGGRSNQSALRFFNTHQLKCNLQRHPQCSNLRQWKGGTVKIDPLAMVQAIERYLVVRGYGGIRADSDDDSEEDMDDNVAAVVMTQAGFRHKLQFTIGDHVLPYNMTVYQAVKQFSPLVSEQPETDNESETLLGNATIWVQQHTIYYRPVEEEMSSGTAAGAASSSGLGSSGVQKQQSTSSSASSCGNATSSCSSSSGVISGGGSTKKAHKSSSKFMRKKTELWHEGIAPGVISALKPFLSNSLPADVVTVQDASLDALCMLRVIHALNRHWEHLYGCVVRQNIIPQSEFIHPKIMAKANRQLQDPLVIMTGNLPQWLPQIGMACPFLFPFETRHLLFYATSFDRDRALQRLLDTTPDLNAAESSERVAPRLDRRKRAISRTEILKQAEHILQDFGHSKALLEIQYENEVGTGLGPTLEFYALVSAELQRTDLGLWNGSDSYKQNSVTIVDVVKSNSTVLHIEDALEATTMDQNPPAAGASLVSSTTTTTTAQQHQHPPTRASSRSHVLRSGAGQQSVEHSSSSTGANENALNMIIAQQFSDINSPNPVAMENPISTTIATTVVEQNTNTNNSSITTATTTTSYVHAVHGLFPLPLGKSSKLPQMTKAKAKFKFLGKFMAKAVMDSRMLDLPFSLPFYRWLVSEEHSIGLADLMRVAPEVQNTLVRLQDLVRQREYILSDPNIDAMEKTERIEQLDLDGCPIADLGLDFVLPGHANIELCRGGRDTPVTVHNLHQYISLVTYWFLIEGVQKQFEALREGFDSVFPIQRLRMFYPEELECVFCGSGSEQQQSRWETKMLQESCRTDHGFHQESEAIQYLYEILASYNRDEQRAFLQFVTGSPRLPTGGFKALTPPLTIVRKTLDENQNPNDYLPSVMTCVNYLKLPDYSSREVMRQKLKVAANEGSMSFHLS, encoded by the exons ATGGCCGAATCCGTTAAAAGTCAATCGCTCTCTGCATTGACGGAGGGGCAGCACGACGACGGTGGttcaacagcaacatcagggACATTGGCTGATAAAACCAGTGGGACCAACACCACAAGTTCAACCAATCACTCGTCCCACAGGCGACGCAACAACCACacaagcagcaaaagcaacaagagccaccacaaaaacaagagacGCAACACACCGGCTGCATTATCAGGCCCTGCTGTTAGCTCCTCCATCGACGTAGTAGCTGCCTCCTCGACTGCTTCTGGAACATCCATCCGTCGATCCCGTAGTCAAGGCCGCCACTCCACAGCAGCCCGCAGCAGCAAGGCTTCACAAATCTCCAAGCGCTCGTTGGGGGCCATCCGTTCCCCATCTTCGCCAGCATTCAATTCCATCCCGGTCGTGAGTGATCCATTGCTATCTCCCGGCAGTCGTAAGCGGCAGTTTAACCAGCACaactgcggcagcaacaaagctAGCTGTAGCCACCAAT CGGCGCCCGGTGGAGATCAGCTGGTGGAGCTTTGCTCGCCCCTTAAAAAACGCCGCTTGCAACAGACGTTGGCATCCGGAATCGACGAGGAAGCGGTAGAAATTAGCTTAGCTACATCAAGCTTTGACCAGACTCCTCGTCAGGCATCCGGAGACTGTGTTGCACAGCGCACTCGATCTAAGACCATTTCCCCGGAGGAGTTGCCAAGCACAAGCAGTGCTGCAGCAGCACGCCATCACCAAATTCGAGCAAGTGCCAGTTCTACCAACTTTCCGGGCAGCCatagaaacaaacaaaagaccaGTATTGGAGGATCGTTAGCTGTGGTCGAGACCACTCCGCACAGAGGAACAGCAGCTCCTCGAGTCGGACGGAGCGGTAACCTGCTGAACTACTACCGAAAAACGCGCAAGGTTAGCCACACGCGCTCCTCCCATAAGTCAGAAAAGCAGGCAATACAATCGGAGAACACGACGGCCAACAGGAACGAATCAGTCGGATCCGGATCCAGTAGCAAGTCAGGTGTGATACACAAGTACAGGAAGAACTTGCGTCACTCACAACAGTATCTGCTAGACACAGAGGGTGCAAAAGTAGATCGAGCTGGTGCTGAAAGTGGAggtcaacagcagcagtcggAGCACGGAAATCTGGACGTTAACGACCATCTTTTGACCCTTGAAGCTGGTCTTAATCAATCAGAGGTATCAGGAATCCACAAACAGAGTCAATTAGAGGCGGAGCGCCAGACCTTGGAAGACGTCGaagacgacgaggaggacgacgaggaagaggaagaagaggaggaagaggaggtgGGCTTCTACGGGATTGTAAACTCTGCGGGTTCTTCATACGAGGAAGACCCACAAATCGTTGCCGAGGAAGACGAGATCACAACGGAGGAGGACGTTGACGACGAGGAAGACGACGACATCGAGGAAGAAGACCTCTCGGAGAGCGAATTCGCCCAGCAACTGATTGGGGAACTTGGTG GGGCAGGACCACCGCCAGCACTgtttcagcagcagccaccccCGCAGCTTACCCGCTACACGCCAGCAACAGCTACAACAGCGGCTACGTTTGTGCccccgcagcaacaacaggtTGTCTacaaccagcagcaacactccTCACTGCGACGCAGTTCACGTAGCAAGACGGGTTCTTGTGTGAGttcggcagcggcagcacagcagcagcagcaccagcagcaacatagcaccgctgctgctgctgtacaGGCGCAATTGCTGCCACCGCCTGGTACCTATCAATACCAACAGGTGGGCGGCAATACCGTTGTAGTTGCCGTGCgtcatcagcaacagcagcagcaacagcagcaattggCTTTAcatcaccagcaacagcagcgtgCCACGCTCGTGCAGCCCGGATTCTTGTTCAGCTATCGCAGCAATCAcccacagcaacaaccagcGCAGCAAATAAATCAGGGCCCCAAAGTGCCGCATAGCAGTG CTTCGGATGCTTTAACATATAGTTTGATGGCACAACAACCGCCAAGTGGACCGCCGCATGCAGGTGGACAGCAAATAACGCCAG GTGCAAACTCTGCAAATCTAAGCATTGTAGCGGCCGCTCTGAGTGCCGCTCGTGACGTCGGAGGAGGAACCGGCGGAGAAGGATCAGCGGGAAGCGTAACACCAGGTACTGCAGCATCGGCTTCATCAGTAGGAAACACCAGCGCCGTGGGCGcgtcgagcagcagcaacaacagtgcCGGCCAAGcagccagcaacagcaacaatgtgACTGCAACAGGATCGGGGTCGGCTCCTGGCGGAGGACCTTCAAATATTGGTACGACCAGTCATGGCAGTGGATCGGGGGGAGCTGCGGCCGTCGATTCGGAGAGCGATGACAGCGAGGTTGGTCGACTACAGGCTTTGCTCGAAGCTCGCGGACTGCCGCCTCATTTATTCGGGGCCCTTGGCCCAAGGATGACACACATTCTCCACCGAACCATTGgaaacagcagcagttccAAGGCTAATCAACTTCTGCAAGGCTTACAATCGCACGACGAAtcccagcagctgcaggctGCCATTGAAATGTGTCAGATGCTGGTGATGGGCAATGAGGACACACTTGCCGGTTTTCCAATCAAGCAGGTGGTACCTGCTTTAATACAACTCCTTCGTATGGAGCACAACTTTGATATTATGAACAATGCTTGTAGGGCATTGGCATATATGCTAGAAGCTTTGCCCCGCTCCTCAGGCACCGTGGTGGAAGCGGTTCCAGTCTTTCTAGAGAAACTTCAGGTTATCCAATGCATGGATGTGGCTGAACAAAGTTTATCAGCTTTGGAGATTCTGTCACGGCGTCACAACAAGGCCATCCTGCAGGCAAATGGAATTTCAGCCTGCCTCACCTATTTGGACTTCTTTTCGATTGTGGCCCAGCGGGCAGCTCTGGCGATTGCGGCTAATTGCTGTCTAAACATGCATCCGGAGGAATTCCACTTTGTAGCCGAAAGTTTGCCTTTATTAGCGCGCTTGCTTTCCCAGCAGgataaaaaatgtgttgaaagCGTTTGCTCCGCATTCTGTCGTCTAGTAGAGAGTTTCCAGCACGACAGTCAGCGCTTACAGCAAATAGCTACTCCGGACTTGTTGAAGAACTGTCAGCAACTACTGCTGGTAACACCAGCCATTCTGAATACAGGAACCTTTACCGCCGTGGTTCGGATGCTAAGTCTGATGTGTTGCAGCTGTCCAGACTTGGCAATTTCTTTGCTAAGGAACGATATAGCGGCCACCCTGCTTTATTTGCTCACCGGAAATGCAGAGCCGGCTGCTGCCAGTGCTACCCACGTGGAGCTGATCTCACGCTCGCCTTCGGAGCTGTACGAACTTACCTGCCTCATTGGGGAGTTAATGCCGCGTCTACCCTTGGATGGAATCTTCTCTGTGGACTCACTGCTGGACAGACCCACGCTTAATACCCAAGATCAGGTGCATTGGCAGTGGCGCGATGATCGCGGCTCCTGGCACAACTATTCTACAATTGATTCGCGCCTGATTGAGGCCGCCAACCAGAGCAGCGAGGACGAGATAAGCCTGAGCACCTTTGGACGCACCTACACTGTTGATTTTCATGCAATGCAGCAGATTAATGAGGACACGGGCACAACACGACCCGTTCAGCGTCGTCTTAACCATAACTACGTTGCTCCCATGTCTGCGGGCCAGGACTTGACTACAACAGTGTCCTCGGGAGGAGCTTCCACgtccgctgcagctgcagcagcgtcctccaataacaacaataataatacacTAGGCAATAGTGTCAACCTCAATCAAGTAAAGCGCCGTCCATCTCTGGATGCTAGAATTGCATGTCTTAAg GAGGAGCGGGGTCTGGCTGCGGACTTTATCAAACACATCTTTAACGTACTGTACGAAGTCTACAGCTCTTCTGCCGGACCAAATGTGCGTTACAAGTGCCTGCGCGCCCTTCTGCGGATGGTATACTATGCCACGCCAGAGTTGTTACGTCAGGTGCTCAAGTATCAGTTGGTCTCTAGCCACATTGCTGGCATGCTGGGTAGCAATGATTTGCGCATAGTGGTAGGAGCTCTTCAAATGGCTGAAATCTTAATGCGCCAACTTCCTGATGTCTTCGGCACGCACTTTCGTCGTGAGGGAGTTATCTACCAGTTTACTCAGCTGACTGATCCAAACAACCCGATATGCGCGACTTCCTCGCCGAAACCGCTTAGCACAACAGCTACGTCCACCTCAATTGCAAGCGGATCACAATCGGCTCCTGCCTCCGCCAACAGCCTGCAAGTAAATCCATTTTTCATGGATAGCGCTCCGGGTTTGTCGAGTGCTTCCACGACTCCCAGCAGTAGCAAGCATCAATCGTACAGCGTGAAGAGCTTCTCGCATGCCATGAACGCCCTTACAGCCAGCGCCAAAGGTACTCCTACTGGAGCGTTAGACGCCACAAGCTCATCTACCACAGCTGGTGGTTATAGTTACAGCAGCTCGGCACCGTCGTCTTCCACCGGAGCACCTCCTGCCTTCTTTGTGGCCCAGCAGAGTGATCCACGCCAGTACGTGCACTTTCAGCAACCGGCAGttcctccaccaccaccgcagTTGGAGCTGTTACCAACTGGAGTTCAGCAACAAGCGCAGCAGGCGCCTCAGGTGATCTACCAGCCACAGCATCAACAGCCTGCACAATTAGCGCTGGCCTCCACCAGCAGTGCCGCTGCCTCGGCGTCCTCGtcttcgtcctcctcgtcctcggctTCTGCGCTGCAGCACAAGATGACGGACATGCTAAAGCGAAAAGCTCCTCCGAAGCGCAAATCGCAAAGCAGTGGCAGGGCAAAATCTAGACAAGAAGATGCAGCAGTCGCACCGGCGGGATCTGGAGCAGGGGGAGCCCCTCCTTCGTCAGCCAGTTCAGCTATGCATGAACTTCTCAGCCGTGCTACAA GTCTTGGTAGCGGCACCGGTGGCAGGAGTACGCCCAGCTCGGGAGGTGGTTCTGGAAGCTCCAAGTCCCGCTTTAACTCGGGAAACTCGTCCAATGCAGGATCGAGCAAATCTTCGTTCCTGGCTTCGCTCAATCCAGCTCGCTGGGGCCGCCAGACtacccatcatcatcatcaccagcagTCTCAGCAACAGCACCACGGTCTTTCTAAAGATTCCGGCCACTCTAACTCAACTGGTTCCGGCTCTGGAGCTAGTTTGGCTTACACGGTGAGCCAACCTGGCGCTGGTACTGGAGCCGGAGGGCTGAAcgctgcagcagttgcagcgaGTATCAGCAAGAGTATATCCCACGCCAACCTCCTAGCGGCGGCTAACAGGGAAAGGGCGCGTCAGTGGGTCCGCGAACAGGCTGTAGATTTTGTAAAGCGTTACACTGAGCAGGAGGCCAGAAGGAGCAAGGCTGCTTTAGAGAGTGGCCCCACTCAGAGCGGAACTAGTGGAGTGGGATTATCGTCGACGGGCAATACTCTATTGTCCGCAACGGGCAGTACCAATGTCCTGGAGCGTTTGTCCAGCATTCTGTTTAAGCTTAACGGAAGTTACCACGACTGTTTAGATGCTCTCCTCGAATTGAAGACTATCCTATTGGAGAGTGACATCTCTCCATTCGAGGTAAATCATTCGGGCCTGCTCAAAGCCATGCTTAACTATATGACTAGCGAGACTGGATTGGTTGAGCGCGATGCTCGCCTGCGCAGCTTTATGCACGTATTTGCTGGCCTTCCATTAGAGCCTCTGCTTCAGAACGTCGGTCAGATGCCAACTATTGAGCCGATAGCGTTCGGAGCTTTTGTGGCCAAGTTAAATGGTTGTGTTACGCAACTGGAACAGTTCCCCGTTAAGGTACACGACTTTCCTGCCGGCCCTGGAGGAAGGTCCAATCAGAGTGCTTTGCGATTCTTCAACACCCATCAGCTAAAG TGCAATCTGCAACGTCATCCGCAGTGCAGTAACCTACGTCAGTGGAAAGGCGGCACTGTAAAGATCGACCCCTTGGCTATGGTCCAGGCCATCGAGCGTTACTTGGTGGTGCGAGGCTATGGCGGCATCCGTGCAGACTCCGACGATGACAGTGAAGAGGATATGGATGACAATGTGGCAGCAGTGGTGATGACCCAGGCCGGCTTCAGACACAAGCTGCAGTTTACGATCGGGGATCATGTGTTGCCGTATAACATGACAGTCTATCAGGCGGTCAAGCAATTCTCGCCGCTGGTCAGTGAACAGCCTGAGACCGACAACGAGTCTGAGACTCTTTTAGGAAACGCCACTATATGGGTTCAGCAGCATACTATTTACTATCGTCCTGTGGAGGAGGAAATGTCTTCGGGAACAGCTGCGGGAGCAGCATCCAGCAGCGGTTTGGGTAGCAGTGGTgtgcaaaagcaacaaagtaCTTCAAGCTCCGCATCCAGCTGTGGAAATGCTACCTCCTCGTGCTCCTCATCTTCAGGAGTTATAAGCGGTGGCGGGTCTACAAAGAAGGCTCACAAATCTAGTAGCAAATTCATGCGCAAGAAGACTGAACTATGGCACGAAGGAATAGCTCCTGGAGTAATTTCAGCTCTAAAGCCTTTCCTTAGCAACTCTCTTCCAGCTGATGTGGTGACCGTACAAGACGCCTCATTGGATGCATTGTGTATGCTGCGAGTTATCCATGCTCTAAATCGTCACTGGGAGCATCTCTACGGTTGTGTGGTGCGCCAAAACATTATCCCCCAGTCGGAGTTTATACATCCTAAAATCATGGCCAAGGCGAATCGCCAGCTGCAGGATCCGCTTGTCATCATGACAGGCAATCTACCACAGTGGCTTCCCCAGATAGGCATGGCCTGTCCATTCCTTTTCCCCTTTGAAACTCGTCACCTGCTTTTCTACGCCACTAGCTTTGATCGTGATCGCGCTCTTCAGCGTCTGTTGGACACTACGCCGGATCTTAATGCAGCGGAGTCTTCAGAACGAGTAGCTCCTCGACTTGATCGCCGCAAGCGAGCAATTTCCAGGACAGAGATACTTAAACAGGCAGAGCACATCTTACAGGACTTTGGGCACTCGAAGGCATTGCTAGAAATTCAGTACGAGAATGAGGTGGGAACCGGTCTGGGACCTACACTGGAATTCTACGCGTTGGTTTCTGCGGAGCTGCAGCGTACTGATCTTGGGCTGTGGAATGGCAGTGATAGCTACAAACAGAACTCTGTAACCATTGTAGACGTAGTCAAGTCCAACAGCACTGTGCTACACATCGAGGATGCTCTTGAGGCAACCACCATGGACCAGAACCccccagcagcaggagcgtCGCTTGTGAGCAGCACCACTACTACAACCACCGCACAGCAACACCAGCATCCACCCACCCGCGCTAGCAGTCGTTCGCACGTTTTACGTAGCGGAGCAGGCCAACAGTCGGTGGAGCACAGCTCCTCTAGCACCGGCGCCAATGAGAATGCTTTAAATATGATTATAGCACAGCAATTTAGTGATATTAATTCTCCTAACCCAGTAGCAATGGAAAATCCCATCAGCACCACTATCGCCACAACGGTTGTAGAGCAGAACACCAATACGAATAACTCTAGCATTACCACGGCTACAACCACGACGAGTTATGTGCATGCGGTGCATGGCCTGTTCCCTTTGCCTCTGGGTAAATCTTCGAAACTTCCGCAAATGACCAAGGCCAAGGCCAAATTCAAGTTTTTGGGAAAGTTCATGGCAAAGGCAGTGATGGACAGTCGCATG TTGGATTTGCCTTTTTCTTTGCCATTCTATCGCTGGTTAGTCAGCGAAGAGCATTCAATTGGCTTGGCCGATCTTATGCGTGTTGCCCCAGAGGTCCAAAACACTCTAGTGAGACTCCAAGATTTGGTTCGCCAGCGGGAGTACATTCTATCCGATCCAAACATCGATGCCATGGAAAAGACTGAAAGG attgaACAGCTAGACTTGGATGGCTGCCCAATCGCAGACCTAGGCTTGGACTTCGTATTGCCCGGACATGCCAATATAGAGTTGTGTCGAGGAGGTCGTGACACACCTGTAACTGTGCACAACCTTCACCAATACATCTCCCTCGTCACATACTGGTTCCTTATCGAGGGTGTCCAGAAACAGTTTGAGGCTTTACGTGAAG GTTTTGATTCCGTTTTTCCAATTCAACGGTTGCGAATGTTCTATCCGGAGGAGTTGGAGTGCGTCTTCTGCGGATCTGGCAGCGAGCAACAGCAGTCGCGATGGGAAACCAAAATGCTGCAGGAGAGCTGCCGCACAGATCATGGATTCCACCAGGAATCGGAAGCTATCCAATATCTGTATGAGATCTTGGCCTCTTACAACCGCGACGAACAGCGTGCCTTCTTACAGTTTGTGACTGGATCACCACGCCTTCCGACTGGAGGATTCAAGGCCCTCACACCGCCACTGACAATCGTGCGCAAGACGTTGGATGAGaaccaaaacccaaacgaTTACTTACCGTCTGTGATGACCTGTGTCAACTATCTAAAGCTGCCCGACTACTCCAGTCGTGAGGTGATGCGCCAGAAGCTGAAAGTGGCCGCCAACGAGGGCAGCATGTCCTTCCACCTCTCATAA